Proteins from a single region of Styela clava chromosome 1, kaStyClav1.hap1.2, whole genome shotgun sequence:
- the LOC120340020 gene encoding nuclear valosin-containing protein-like, giving the protein MSFLPSFDRRLVGRVRKYMTERRRVYVDDMADDLQSIYRQDYGRRKRNGFRKLVKQIHLSIVEERRKGNLNDLERQHMSKRRKEDSGHSSSSDSADDDECFVELSDHRLMNSSLMSLYKKQKKSRSMPSSPYHYVDCSTPASSFFEKPSIKNTEVAPIPEIPFVKEKKDIINAVNNDDICRENESREEEKIEIDKKTFHFFDSDFVSKENSLVENNDKPTLDKKTVTKTNIPSSTKKDRRRHRKSKKKETESKTSDADIDILGKDATQKFKFQTTMVKFEDIGGNENTLREVCKLLVHMKHPEIYKTLGVIPPCGILLHGPPGCGKSLLANAIAGELSLPMLKIAATEIVSGVSGDSEQKLREMFEMALSSAPCIVFIDEIDAITPKREIASKDMERRIVAQLLSCLDDLSASPSQVLVIGATNRPDSIDPALRRAGRFDREICMGIPDEKAREDILRVLCKKLKLDTEFNYLLLARLTPGYVGADLMSLCREAAMCAVNRILSYLRQSKLENSNNDRNFENISDKNCEMKQNSKPSIENENDVIHTNDSAMELSHSSSVDAPQNQDSRVEDNHDTHNNILDLQTDMIYNDLSTFELLTWLRETTPLTEGQLLNLSIKFSDFEHALPYVQPSAKREGFATVPDVTWDDIGALEDIREELAVAILAPVRNPAAFKSLGLNKPPGILLAGPPGCGKTLLAKAIANESGINFISVKGPELLNMYVGESERAVRQCFERARSSAPCVIFFDELDSLCPRRSGAESSSTARVVNQMLTEMDGLETRKHVFVMAATNRPDIIDPAVLRPGRLDKTLYIGLPKSEDRLKILLTITKNGTKPPMHDNVSLSSLSHDERCNRFTGADLSSLVREAAVNALKDHISAQHVFEKDSKFQSLNVVVNKDNFEKAFAKVKPSVSNKDEHKYEAMRRELQGY; this is encoded by the exons ATGTCGTTTCTTCCTTCATTTGATCGTCGTTTAGTGGGAAGAGTTAGAAAATATATGACAGAACGACGTCGTGTATATGTAGATGATATGGCAGATGACTTGCAATCTATATATCGCCAGGATTATGGAAGAAGAAAAAGGAATGGATTCAGAAAATTGGTGAAACAG ataCATTTGTCAATTGTCGAAGAACGGAGAAAAGGGAATTTGAATGACTTAGAAAGGCAACATATGAGTAAAAGAAGGAAAGAAGATTCTGGACATAGCAGCTCTTCTG ATTCTGCTGACGATGATGAATGTTTTGTCGAGCTTTCGGACCATCGATTAATGAATTCATCTCTTATGTCTctttataaaaaacaaaagaaatctCGTTCAATGCCTTCTTCACCATATCATTATGTTGACTGCTCAACTCCGGCATCAAGCTTTTTTGAAAAaccttcaataaaaaatacagaagtgGCGCCTATTCCAGAAATACCCTTTGTAAAAGAAAAGAAAGATATAATAAATGCTGTTAATAACGATGATATTTGCAGAGAAAATGAATCTCGAGAAGAGGAGAAAATTGAGATAGACAagaaaacatttcatttttttgattcAGACTTCGTTAGCAAAGAAAATAGTCTTGTAGAGAATAATGATAAACCTACCCTCGATAAAAAAACTGTTACTAAGACAAATATTCCATCTAGTACAAAAAAAGATAGGCGAAGACATAGAAAATCAAAAAAGAAGGAAACCGAATCAAAAACTTCAGACGCTGATATCGACATTCTAGGCAAGGATGCaacacaaaaatttaaattccaaaCAACAATGGTAAAATTTGAAGATATTGGTGGAAATGAGAATACGTTGAGAGAAGTTTGTAAACTTCTTGTTCATATGAAACATCCAGAAATCTATAAAACACTTGGGGTTATTCCACCTTGTGGTATTCTGCTTCATGGCCCACCAG gtTGTGGCAAATCACTTCTAGCAAATGCTATAGCTGGTGAACTATCACTTCCTATGTTGAAGATTGCTGCTACTGAAATTGTTAGCGGAGTTTCAGGAGACAGTGAACAGAAATTACgtgaaatgtttgaaatggCATTGTCATCTGCGCCCTGTATTGTGTTTATTG ATGAAATCGATGCCATAACACCAAAACGAGAAATTGCTTCTAAAGATATGGAACGAAGAATAGTAGCGCAATTACTTTCATGTCTCGATGATCTTAGTGCATCACCATCACAG GTTTTAGTAATCGGTGCAACCAATAGACCAGACTCGATCGATCCTGCCTTGAGAAGGGCTGGTAGATTTGATAGAGAAATTTGTATGGGTATTCCGGATGAAAAAGCTAGAGAGGATATCTTGAG GGTTCTATGCAAGAAATTGAAGCTGGATACTGAATTTAATTATTTGCTTCTGGCAAGATTAACTCCAGGATATGTTGGTGCTGATCTCATGTCATTATGCAGAGAGGCTGCTATGTGTGCTGTCAATAGAATTTTATCCTATTTACGCCAatcaaaacttgaaaattcgAACAATGATAGAAACTTTGAAAACATATCAGACAAAAATTGTGAGATGAAACAGAACTCGAAACCaagtattgaaaatgaaaacgaCGTAATACATACGAATGATTCGGCGATGGAACTATCTCATTCAAGCTCCGTTGATGCGCCGCAAAATCAAGATTCCAGAGTTGAAGATAACCATGACACACATAATAACATACTTGATTTACAAACTGATATGATTTATAATGACTTATCTACTTTTGAACTCCTGACTTGGTTGCGTGAAACTACTCCATTAACTGAAGGGCAGTTGTTGAATCTTTCCatcaaattttctgattttgaacATGCACTACCGTATGTTCAACCTTCGGCAAAAAGAGAGGGATTTGCGACAGTTCCTGATGTTACTTGGGATGATATTGGAGCTTTAGAAGATATAAGAGAGGAGTTAGCTGTTGCCATATTG GCACCAGTGAGGAACCCTGCGGCATTCAAATCTTTAGGATTGAATAAACCACCTGGTATACTTCTGGCTGGTCCTCCAGGATGTGGAAAAACTCTTTTAGCTAAAGCAATTGCCAATGAATCCGGAATCAATTTTATATCTGTGAAG GGTCCCGAATTACTAAACATGTACGTAGGAGAAAGTGAAAGAGCTGTTCGACAATGTTTTGAAAGAGCAAGAAGTTCAGCACCTTGcgttatattttttgatgaacTTGATTCTCTTTGTCCCAGAAGATCAGGAGCAGAG tCATCTTCTACGGCCAGAGTTGTTAACCAAATGTTGACAGAAATGGACGGACTAGAAACACGAAAACATGTTTTTGTAATGGCTGCTACTAATAGACCTGATATTATCGATCCAGCAGTTTTGAG ACCTGGCCGTTTAGATAAAACTTTGTATATTGGTTTACCAAAATCAGAAGATAGATTGAAAATTCTTttaacaataacaaaaaatggaaCAAAACCACCAATGCACGACAATGTTTCCCTATCGTCTCTTTCTCATGATGAAAGGTGTAATAGATTTACAG GTGCAGATTTGTCATCTTTAGTTCGTGAAGCTGCTGTTAATGCTTTAAAAGATCATATTTCTGCTCAACATGTTTTTGAAAAAGACTCCAAATTCCAAAGCCTAAATGTGGTGGTGAACAAAGACAATTTTGAAAAGGCCTTTGCGAAAGTAAAACCTTCGGTATCTAACAAAGATGAACATAAGTATGAAGCAATGAGAAGGGAACTACAAGGATACTAG